The following coding sequences are from one Lycium ferocissimum isolate CSIRO_LF1 chromosome 3, AGI_CSIRO_Lferr_CH_V1, whole genome shotgun sequence window:
- the LOC132050160 gene encoding glycine cleavage system H protein 2, mitochondrial-like, translating into MATKLWASKAASYLKVSTFHRAFATVVKDLKYADSHEWVKVDGSSATIGITDHAQDHLGDVVYVELPEVGASVTQSGGFGAVESVKATSDINSPVSGKVVQVNEKLKDSPDLVNGSPYQDGWIIKVELTNPDEITSLMDPDQYSKFCEEEDAKH; encoded by the exons ATGGCAACCAAATTGTGGGCTTCAAAGGCTGCTTCATATCTTAAGGTCTCAACATTTCACAGAGCATTTGCTACtg TTGTGAAGGATTTAAAGTATGCAGACTCTCATGAATGGGTCAAAGTTGATGGTAGCTCAGCGACAATAGGCATCACTGATCATGCTCAGGATCATTTGGGTGATGTTGTGTATGTTGAATTACCTGAAGTGGGGGCTTCTGTTACTCAATCTGGCGGTTTTGGGGCTGTTGAAAGTGTCAAGGCCACCAGTGATATCAATTCTCCCGTTTCAGGAAAGGTGGTGCAAGTTAATGAGAAACTCAAGGACTCTCCTGATCTG GTTAACGGAAGCCCGTATCAAGATGGATGGATCATAAAGGTGGAGTTGACCAACCCCGACGAGATCACATCCTTGATGGACCCAGACCAGTATTCAaagttttgtgaagaagaagatgcaAAGCACTGA